In Streptomyces sp. NBC_00448, the following are encoded in one genomic region:
- a CDS encoding chorismate mutase, whose translation MTDQPTSAAEHTLGDNERALAKLRTLRGSIDNLDAALVHLLAERFKCTQEVGELKAAHDLPPADPAREADQIARLRRLAADARLDPAFAEKFLNFIIDEVVRHHRAIAARPRPDGAGEA comes from the coding sequence ATGACAGACCAGCCGACGTCGGCCGCCGAGCACACCCTGGGCGACAACGAGCGCGCCCTCGCGAAGTTGCGCACCTTGCGCGGCAGCATCGACAACCTTGACGCGGCCCTCGTCCACTTGCTCGCCGAGCGCTTCAAGTGCACCCAGGAAGTGGGGGAGTTGAAGGCGGCGCACGACCTGCCGCCGGCCGACCCGGCGCGCGAGGCCGACCAGATCGCCCGGCTGCGGAGGCTCGCCGCCGACGCCCGGCTCGACCCCGCGTTCGCGGAGAAGTTCCTCAACTTCATCATCGACGAGGTGGTCCGCCACCACCGGGCGATCGCGGCGCGGCCGCGGCCGGACGGCGCGGGCGAGGCGTGA
- the fdhD gene encoding formate dehydrogenase accessory sulfurtransferase FdhD: protein MGRVTERRRVLRIRDGVVGHRADTLVAEEPLEIRLNGRPLAITMRTPGDDFALAVGFLVSEGVLAAADDVANVVYCAGATSDGGNTYNVVDVTLSPGVPLPDIALERNVYTSSSCGLCGKASLDAVRTATRMPPVDPELPRLTPELLSALPDRLRAAQAVFERTGGLHAAALFDGDGLLLDVREDVGRHNAVDKLVGRALREGLLPLAGRVLMVSGRASFELVQKAVMAGIPVLAAVSAPSSLAVDLAAESGLTLVGFLRGTSMNVYAGENRFAPESEQAH, encoded by the coding sequence ATGGGACGGGTCACCGAGCGGCGCCGCGTACTGCGGATCAGGGACGGCGTGGTCGGGCACCGCGCGGACACGCTGGTCGCCGAGGAGCCGCTGGAGATCCGGCTGAACGGCCGGCCGCTGGCGATCACCATGCGCACCCCGGGCGACGACTTCGCGCTGGCGGTCGGCTTCCTGGTCAGCGAAGGGGTGCTGGCCGCGGCGGACGACGTGGCCAATGTCGTGTACTGCGCGGGCGCCACCTCCGACGGCGGGAACACGTACAACGTGGTGGACGTGACCCTCTCCCCCGGCGTCCCGCTCCCCGACATCGCCCTGGAGCGGAACGTGTACACCTCGTCGTCCTGCGGCCTGTGCGGGAAGGCGAGCCTGGACGCGGTGCGCACCGCGACGCGCATGCCACCGGTCGACCCCGAACTGCCGCGGCTGACACCGGAGTTGCTCAGCGCGCTGCCGGACCGGTTGCGCGCGGCGCAGGCGGTGTTCGAACGTACCGGCGGCCTGCACGCGGCAGCGCTGTTCGACGGCGACGGCCTGCTGCTCGACGTCCGCGAGGACGTCGGACGGCACAACGCGGTGGACAAGCTGGTCGGCCGGGCGCTGCGGGAGGGGCTTCTGCCGCTGGCCGGGCGGGTGTTGATGGTGTCGGGCCGGGCCTCCTTCGAGCTGGTGCAGAAGGCGGTGATGGCCGGAATCCCGGTGCTGGCCGCGGTGTCGGCGCCGTCCTCGCTCGCGGTGGACCTCGCCGCGGAGTCGGGACTCACCCTCGTCGGGTTCCTGCGCGGCACTTCGATGAACGTCTACGCGGGGGAAAACCGTTTCGCACCGGAGTCCGAGCAGGCACACTGA
- a CDS encoding alpha/beta fold hydrolase, with the protein MPYCTTRDGVEIFYKDWGSGRPVVFIHGWPLSGDAWQDQLKAVADAGFRGIAHDRRGHGHSTPVWDGYDWDTFADDLNDLITGLDLQDVTLVAHSMGGGELARYIGRHGTSRIRSAVLLSAIPPLMLKGPGNPEGAPQEVFDQIKAGILKERSQFWKDTAVGFFGANRPGNKVTQGNQDAFWSMAMQETIQGGVACVDAFADTDFTDDLKKFDVPTLVVHGDDDQVVPIDATGRKSAKIIPDATLKVYEGGSHGIALVPGDKEKFNADLLEFLKR; encoded by the coding sequence ATGCCTTACTGCACTACCCGCGACGGCGTGGAGATCTTCTACAAGGACTGGGGCAGCGGACGCCCCGTGGTGTTCATCCACGGCTGGCCGCTGAGCGGCGACGCGTGGCAGGACCAGCTCAAGGCGGTGGCCGACGCCGGGTTCCGCGGCATCGCCCACGACCGCCGCGGCCACGGCCACTCCACTCCGGTCTGGGACGGTTACGACTGGGACACCTTCGCCGACGACCTCAACGACCTGATCACGGGCCTGGACCTGCAGGACGTCACCCTGGTCGCGCACTCCATGGGGGGCGGCGAGCTCGCCCGCTACATCGGCCGGCACGGCACCTCCCGGATCAGGTCCGCGGTCCTGCTGTCCGCCATCCCGCCGCTGATGCTCAAGGGCCCCGGCAACCCCGAGGGCGCGCCGCAGGAGGTCTTCGACCAGATCAAGGCCGGCATCCTCAAGGAGCGCTCGCAGTTCTGGAAGGACACCGCGGTCGGCTTCTTCGGCGCCAACCGGCCCGGCAACAAGGTCACCCAGGGCAACCAGGACGCCTTCTGGTCCATGGCCATGCAGGAGACCATCCAGGGCGGCGTCGCCTGCGTCGACGCCTTCGCGGACACCGACTTCACCGACGACCTCAAGAAGTTCGACGTCCCCACCCTGGTCGTGCACGGCGACGACGACCAGGTCGTGCCGATCGACGCTACCGGCCGCAAGTCCGCGAAGATCATCCCCGACGCCACCCTCAAGGTCTACGAGGGCGGCTCGCACGGTATCGCCCTGGTCCCCGGCGACAAGGAGAAGTTCAACGCCGACCTGCTGGAGTTCCTCAAGCGGTGA
- a CDS encoding NAD(P)-dependent oxidoreductase, translating into MRLAIFAATGGIGTQLLAQALAGGHSVTAVVRNPAKLGDHAGRDDAAGRDVHVVTADLSAPDPEVLARAVKGADAVLSGFGPRGRADAGHTGSGTRAIVEAMRTSGVRRIVAVSAAPVSTTPSPGRPHPPRHDPGDGTFMRYVAAPLGQFFLGKVFADVAVMEDVLRDSGLDWTVVRPPRLTDKPFTGSYRTAADRNLKGGFSVPRADVAHLMLSCLTDPATVHHALGVAT; encoded by the coding sequence ATGAGACTGGCGATCTTCGCCGCCACCGGCGGCATCGGCACGCAACTGCTGGCGCAGGCACTGGCCGGCGGCCACTCGGTGACCGCGGTCGTCCGCAACCCCGCCAAGCTGGGCGATCACGCGGGCCGGGACGACGCGGCGGGCCGGGACGTACACGTGGTCACCGCCGACCTGTCGGCGCCCGACCCGGAGGTGCTGGCACGCGCCGTCAAGGGCGCGGACGCGGTGCTGTCGGGGTTCGGCCCGCGCGGGCGGGCGGACGCCGGCCACACCGGGAGCGGCACCCGCGCGATCGTGGAGGCGATGCGGACCAGCGGCGTACGGCGGATCGTCGCGGTCAGCGCGGCGCCCGTGTCCACCACGCCCTCGCCGGGCCGCCCGCACCCGCCCCGGCACGACCCGGGCGACGGCACCTTCATGCGCTACGTGGCCGCGCCGCTCGGGCAGTTCTTCCTCGGCAAGGTCTTCGCCGACGTCGCCGTGATGGAGGACGTGCTGCGTGACAGCGGCCTCGACTGGACCGTGGTGCGCCCGCCCCGCCTCACCGACAAGCCCTTCACGGGCAGCTACCGCACGGCGGCCGACCGCAATCTCAAGGGCGGCTTCAGCGTCCCCCGGGCCGACGTCGCCCACCTCATGCTCAGCTGCCTCACCGACCCGGCCACCGTCCACCACGCCCTCGGCGTCGCGACCTGA